A segment of the Bdellovibrio bacteriovorus genome:
CCGCCAACAATAACTATTTCTAGTCCCGATAAAACACAGAAAAATCGAAAAAGGACCTTCGTGGAGTTGCTGTACAAAGATGAACACTTTATTGCCGTGAACAAACCATCGGGTTTTCACGTGCATCCCCACGAAAATGTCCAGCACCGTGTTTCCCGTGACAAGATCTGCCTTTACCATGCCCGTCGTATGATGAAACAGCACGTGTATCCGGTTCACCGTCTGGATGCGGGAACCAGCGGGGTGCTGCTGTTTGCTCTTTCTTCTGAATCCGCCAGCAAGCTGTGCCGTTTGTTCACCGAACGCGCCACCCATAAGACCTATCAGGCCGTGGTGCGTGGCTATGTGAAGGAAGAAGGCGACGTGCAATTGCCCTTGGAACTTGATTCCACCGGGGACCTGGTGGATGCTCATACCAGCTTTAAACGCCTGGCGACCGTGGAGTTCCCGGTGGCCGTCGGTAAAAAGTTTCCCACGGCCCGCTATTCCTGGGTGGAGGTCACCCCACACACCGGTCGATACCACCAGATCCGCCGTCACTTCAACCGCATCTCCCACCCATTGCTGGGGGACGCCGTTCACGGGGATTCCCACCACAACCGTTTCTTCAGAAACCACTTGGAAATCGAGGGGTTGTGCCTAAAAGCCCTGCGCCTGGAGTTCACCCACCCATGGAGTGGCGAAAAAGTCTCTATCGAGGCCCCGCACTGCGAGAAATGGAAGAAAATTCAACTTCTGTTTGATCCTGCACTTCCGCCAGAGAGCAAGCTGAAATCCCTTTGACGTTACCTGGGGACGGGCGTAAATACAGACCCCGTTTTCAGAGGTAAATCATGTCCAAAGCGCAAGCGCTTAACAAGTTGTTGATCGTAGTCGGTCTGCTGTTCATTTTGCTCGTTTCCATGCAGTCCCACGGCCAGACTTTGCATCACAAACTGAATGTCGAGCTTTATCCGGGCCTGAAAATGATCAAGGCCCAGGACACCCTGACTTTTCCAAAGGACTCTCCCCGCAAAATCAGCTTTCTGCTGCACAAGGATCTGCAAGTCTCTGTGACCAGCAGTGATGATTCCGTTGTTCTGCTGCACCCGGCGACACAAAAAGAACCCTATGCCGAATACGGTCTGACGTTGGGGAACATCGACAACAAGGTCAGCGTGCAGTACTTCGGTGTGATCTTTGATCCGGTTCTGAATGACAACAGCAACGGTTTGATTGCTCCGGAAGGTGCCACCCTGTTTGGCAGCACCTATTGGTATCCGTTCTTCCTGGGATCCCAGAACAGCTTTGAAGTCACCGTGCAAACGCCGGGGGACTGGATGTCTTTGGTGCAAGGGCAAATTGCCAGCACCTTGGTGGAAGGCTCGATCCGCACGTCCCGCTTTGTCGAGATCTATCCGCAGGAGGAAATCTATCTCGTAGCGGGTCCGTTCAAAAGTTATCAGGTGGATACTCCGTCCGGGAAAAAGGTGCAGGTTCTTC
Coding sequences within it:
- a CDS encoding pseudouridine synthase, which produces MELLYKDEHFIAVNKPSGFHVHPHENVQHRVSRDKICLYHARRMMKQHVYPVHRLDAGTSGVLLFALSSESASKLCRLFTERATHKTYQAVVRGYVKEEGDVQLPLELDSTGDLVDAHTSFKRLATVEFPVAVGKKFPTARYSWVEVTPHTGRYHQIRRHFNRISHPLLGDAVHGDSHHNRFFRNHLEIEGLCLKALRLEFTHPWSGEKVSIEAPHCEKWKKIQLLFDPALPPESKLKSL